In Microbacterium sp. SLBN-146, one genomic interval encodes:
- the glgX gene encoding glycogen debranching protein GlgX has protein sequence MLSPNPPTAAAPVPGLLSPELDDLGITFGAEGGTLRVWSSSADSVDLVIFDETDLDWITDELALSPGPGGVWSITTDLLRPGVRYALRVDGPHGPGNTFNRRTLLTDPYARGLVSGGYEDWRSVAVDGGFDWGGVGKPGVPLDRTVIYEGHVKGLTKRHPGVPPKLHGTYAGLGHPAMIDHLTNLGVTSVELLPIHVFATEPRLLQHGLTNYWGYNTVNFFTPHAAYATEDARREGPEAILREFKGMVRLLHEAGLEVILDVVYNHTSEEGIGGPRTSLRGIDNRHYYRQQEDGAYIDVTGCGNSVDTSTDAAARLVLDSLRYWANDVQIDGFRFDLAATLGRNASHSFTPDHPLLAAIIDDPQLAGVKKIAEPWDVGMGGWQTGNFADGWHEWNDRYRDRVRNFWLSDVDYARRASAAPVGIGGFATRLAGSSNTYSAERGPLASVNFVTAHDGFTLRDLVSYDVKHNLGNGEQNRDGADTNRSFNHGAEGPTDDERILATRRKAMRNLLGTLLLSAGIPMLTAGDEFGRSQRGNNNAYCHDSPLTWLAWDHAPWQKDLHAHVQRLIALRAENPALRPIRFARLGAVTPSASVMEWYDEHGETMSIERWTDPAHRTLQYVATSTPENEALNRILLMVHGNEHPIEVTLPTVEGVESYVSLWSSVDDTPAADAPVFSPGDVIRLPGTSMHLFRAE, from the coding sequence ATGCTCAGCCCGAACCCGCCGACCGCCGCAGCACCCGTGCCGGGGCTCTTGAGCCCGGAGCTCGATGACCTCGGGATCACCTTCGGCGCCGAGGGAGGCACCCTCCGCGTATGGTCGAGCTCGGCCGATTCGGTCGACCTCGTCATTTTCGATGAGACCGACTTGGACTGGATCACCGACGAACTCGCGCTCTCCCCCGGTCCCGGGGGCGTGTGGTCGATCACGACCGATCTGCTGCGCCCGGGTGTGCGATATGCACTGCGCGTCGACGGCCCCCACGGTCCGGGCAACACATTCAATCGTCGGACGCTCCTGACGGATCCGTACGCGCGCGGGCTCGTCTCCGGCGGCTACGAGGACTGGCGCTCCGTCGCCGTCGATGGAGGGTTCGACTGGGGAGGCGTGGGCAAGCCGGGAGTTCCGCTCGACCGCACCGTGATCTACGAGGGCCACGTGAAGGGGCTCACGAAGCGGCATCCGGGCGTTCCGCCCAAATTGCACGGCACGTATGCCGGGCTCGGACACCCCGCGATGATCGATCACCTCACGAATCTCGGAGTCACGAGCGTCGAGTTGCTGCCGATCCACGTGTTCGCGACCGAACCGCGCTTGCTGCAGCACGGCCTGACGAACTACTGGGGCTACAACACCGTCAACTTCTTCACTCCGCACGCCGCCTACGCAACGGAGGACGCGCGGAGAGAAGGACCGGAGGCGATCCTCCGCGAGTTCAAGGGCATGGTCCGGCTCCTGCACGAGGCGGGCCTGGAGGTCATCCTCGACGTCGTCTACAACCACACGTCGGAAGAGGGCATCGGCGGTCCTCGCACGAGCCTCCGCGGCATCGACAACCGCCACTACTACCGTCAGCAGGAGGATGGCGCGTACATCGATGTCACGGGGTGCGGCAACTCCGTCGACACCTCGACGGATGCCGCCGCCCGTCTCGTCCTCGATTCCCTGCGGTACTGGGCCAACGACGTGCAGATCGACGGCTTCCGGTTCGACCTCGCCGCGACGCTCGGGCGCAACGCCTCTCACTCGTTCACGCCCGACCATCCTCTGCTCGCCGCGATCATCGACGACCCGCAGTTGGCGGGGGTCAAGAAGATCGCCGAGCCGTGGGACGTCGGGATGGGGGGCTGGCAGACCGGCAACTTCGCCGACGGCTGGCACGAGTGGAACGACCGCTACCGGGATCGCGTGCGGAACTTCTGGCTGAGCGATGTCGACTACGCACGACGCGCCTCGGCCGCGCCCGTCGGTATCGGTGGATTCGCGACGCGTCTTGCGGGATCGTCGAACACCTACAGCGCCGAGCGTGGCCCACTCGCGAGCGTCAACTTCGTCACGGCGCATGACGGCTTCACTCTGCGCGACCTCGTCTCCTACGACGTCAAGCACAACCTCGGGAACGGTGAGCAGAACCGCGACGGGGCGGACACCAACCGATCTTTCAACCACGGAGCGGAAGGACCTACCGACGACGAGAGGATCCTCGCCACGAGGCGGAAGGCCATGCGCAACCTCCTCGGCACGCTGCTCCTCTCCGCCGGCATCCCCATGCTGACGGCGGGGGACGAGTTCGGCAGATCGCAGCGCGGGAACAACAACGCCTACTGTCACGACTCTCCGCTCACGTGGCTCGCGTGGGACCATGCGCCGTGGCAGAAGGATCTGCACGCGCACGTGCAGCGGCTCATCGCGCTGCGCGCGGAGAACCCCGCCCTCCGTCCCATCCGCTTCGCGCGCCTCGGCGCCGTGACACCATCGGCTTCCGTCATGGAGTGGTACGACGAGCACGGCGAGACCATGTCGATCGAGCGCTGGACGGACCCGGCACACCGCACGCTGCAGTACGTCGCGACGTCGACACCCGAGAATGAAGCGCTGAATCGGATCCTGCTCATGGTCCACGGCAACGAGCACCCCATCGAGGTGACCCTTCCGACCGTCGAGGGAGTGGAGAGCTACGTGTCGCTCTGGTCGAGCGTCGACGACACTCCCGCAGCGGATGCCCCGGTCTTCTCGCCCGGTGACGTCATCCGGCTTCCCGGGACCTCGATGCACCTCTTCCGCGCCGAGTGA
- a CDS encoding cysteine desulfurase family protein, with the protein MAVYLDHAATTPLREEARDAWMRAASLLGNASSIHTAGQASRRLLEESRERVAAVLDCDPIEVVFTSGGTEAVNLALKGLWWSRADAADAIVLPDGEHHATLDAVDWLVGYEKAVVRPVGLDDVGRIPVPDFEAALVGAALGTALIANNETGTINDADALSAGAARASVPLHLDAIAAFGHVPVSFRRLRGSADGGSGLVALSVSAHKIGGPVGVGALVVARSASLTPVQHGGGQQRRLRAGTQDVPGAAAFATAAELAAGELDDEAQRLSQLRERLVRGILATVPGAVLLGDPTDRLPGNAHLLFPGARGETLLFLLDQHGIAASTGSACQAGVPEPSHVVLALGRSAADASDVLRFTLGRTSSEGDVDALLAVVGSVVARARAAR; encoded by the coding sequence ATGGCGGTCTATCTCGACCACGCCGCGACGACCCCGTTGCGGGAGGAAGCGCGGGATGCGTGGATGCGCGCGGCGTCCCTGTTGGGCAATGCGTCGTCCATCCACACCGCGGGTCAGGCCTCGCGACGGCTCCTCGAAGAATCCCGCGAGAGGGTCGCCGCGGTTCTCGACTGCGATCCCATCGAAGTGGTCTTCACATCGGGCGGCACCGAGGCCGTCAATCTCGCGCTCAAGGGGTTGTGGTGGTCGCGGGCAGATGCTGCTGACGCGATCGTTCTGCCCGACGGTGAGCACCACGCGACGCTCGATGCCGTGGACTGGCTCGTCGGATACGAGAAGGCGGTCGTCCGACCCGTGGGTCTGGACGACGTCGGCCGGATCCCCGTCCCCGATTTCGAGGCGGCGCTCGTCGGCGCCGCCCTCGGAACCGCACTGATCGCCAACAACGAAACCGGAACGATCAACGATGCCGATGCGCTGTCCGCCGGCGCGGCGCGCGCGAGTGTCCCTCTGCACCTCGATGCGATCGCCGCGTTCGGACACGTCCCCGTGTCATTCCGACGTCTGCGCGGATCGGCTGACGGCGGTTCGGGCCTCGTCGCCCTGAGCGTTTCCGCGCACAAGATCGGCGGGCCGGTGGGTGTCGGTGCGCTCGTCGTCGCGCGCTCCGCGTCCCTCACACCAGTGCAGCACGGCGGAGGACAGCAGCGGCGGCTGCGCGCCGGTACGCAGGACGTGCCAGGAGCTGCCGCCTTCGCGACGGCTGCGGAGCTGGCGGCGGGCGAACTCGACGACGAGGCTCAGCGCCTCTCCCAGCTTCGTGAGCGTCTGGTTCGCGGCATCCTCGCGACGGTTCCGGGCGCCGTGCTGCTCGGCGACCCGACCGATCGACTTCCCGGGAACGCCCACCTGCTGTTCCCTGGCGCGAGGGGAGAGACGCTGCTCTTCCTCCTCGATCAGCACGGCATCGCTGCCTCGACGGGCTCCGCCTGCCAAGCCGGCGTCCCCGAGCCCTCCCACGTCGTGCTCGCGCTCGGCAGATCCGCAGCGGATGCCAGTGACGTGCTGCGCTTCACGCTGGGTCGCACATCGAGCGAGGGTGACGTCGATGCGCTCCTCGCCGTGGTCGGCAGCGTCGTGGCGAGAGCGCGGGCTGCGCGCTGA
- the mnmA gene encoding tRNA 2-thiouridine(34) synthase MnmA — MRILAAMSGGVDSAVAAARAVDAGHDVVGVHLALSRAGGTLRTGSRGCCTIEDAMDARRAADRLGIPFYVWDFSERFRDDVIDDFVSEYRAGRTPNPCMRCNEKIKFAALLERAMELGFDAVCTGHYATLVDGAGGLELHRASDAAKDQSYVLGVLTAEQLAHTYFPLGDTPSKALVRAEAEQRGLSVAQKPDSHDICFIPDGDTRGWLADKVGAAQGDVVDRTGAIVGSHEGAHAFTIGQRRGLSLGVPAPDGKPRFVLEIRPVSNTVVVGPKEALATAEISGSRFTWTGRAPAVDEFDCHVQIRAHADPVPARASLSDGVLTVRPETPFDGVAPGQTAVLYDGTRVVGQFTIDDAVSAVPLSA; from the coding sequence ATGCGAATTCTTGCGGCCATGAGCGGGGGAGTGGATTCCGCTGTCGCCGCGGCACGTGCCGTCGACGCCGGACACGATGTCGTCGGCGTGCACCTTGCGCTCTCCCGTGCGGGCGGCACCCTGCGCACCGGGAGCAGGGGCTGCTGCACGATCGAGGACGCGATGGACGCACGTCGCGCGGCGGATCGTTTGGGGATTCCCTTCTATGTGTGGGACTTCTCGGAGCGCTTCCGCGACGACGTGATCGATGACTTCGTCTCCGAGTATCGCGCGGGGCGCACCCCCAATCCCTGCATGCGCTGCAACGAGAAGATCAAGTTCGCCGCCCTCCTCGAGCGGGCCATGGAACTCGGCTTCGACGCCGTCTGCACGGGGCACTATGCGACTCTCGTGGATGGGGCGGGAGGACTCGAGCTTCACCGCGCGTCCGACGCTGCGAAGGATCAGTCCTACGTGCTCGGAGTTCTCACCGCCGAGCAGCTGGCCCACACCTACTTCCCGCTGGGCGACACCCCCTCCAAGGCGCTCGTCCGGGCAGAGGCGGAGCAACGGGGTCTGTCCGTCGCGCAGAAGCCCGACAGCCACGACATCTGCTTCATCCCCGACGGCGACACCCGCGGGTGGCTCGCCGACAAGGTCGGGGCCGCGCAAGGAGACGTCGTGGACCGGACGGGAGCCATCGTCGGTAGCCACGAAGGCGCGCACGCGTTCACGATCGGGCAACGTCGGGGGCTCTCACTCGGTGTCCCCGCGCCCGACGGCAAGCCGCGCTTCGTGCTCGAGATCCGTCCCGTTTCGAACACCGTCGTCGTCGGTCCGAAAGAAGCCCTCGCGACGGCGGAGATCTCGGGCTCCCGCTTCACGTGGACCGGCCGAGCACCCGCGGTCGACGAGTTCGACTGTCACGTACAGATCCGTGCGCACGCAGACCCCGTCCCGGCGCGCGCGTCGCTGTCGGACGGGGTGCTCACCGTCCGCCCCGAGACACCCTTCGACGGAGTCGCCCCCGGGCAGACGGCAGTGCTCTACGACGGCACCCGCGTTGTGGGGCAGTTCACGATCGACGACGCCGTCTCCGCTGTTCCCCTCTCGGCCTGA
- the ligA gene encoding NAD-dependent DNA ligase LigA, whose protein sequence is MHRLEAIERRYPELQGQDSPTLTVGAAQSTQFAPVEHAERMLSLDNVFSVEELREWCAKAEASAGRRVRWLTELKIDGLAISLRYEKGVLVSAATRGDGRVGEDVTFNAVRVTGIPRRLAGDGHPDLVEVRGEVFIPVVAFEALNRLQADMRDRAIEETRARSRRFDEEKARISAERRFPSFANPRNAASGGLRQQLDKKEGLEREAGQARLDSLRLFVHGIGAWQRPPVESQSEVYRLLADWGLPASPYFQTSDSIDGVTGFVEHYGAHRHDVEHEIDGVVVKVDELALHDELGATSRAPRWAIAYKYPPEQVNTKLLDIVVSVGRTGRATPFAVMAPVRVAGSVVRQATLHNQDVVRAKGVLIGDTVVLRKAGDVIPEVLGPVVELRDGTEREFVMPTTCPECGWALAPAKEGDIDLRCPNTRACPAQVRGRVEHIGSRGALDIEALGEVTAAALTQPVSPSAPPLETEAALFDLTLDQLVPIEAMVRDAETGEPRVDEKTGQIVRRAPFRRNPSAAEKKAGMTGPQPSSQAILLLEELERAKTKDLWRFLVALNIRHVGPVAARALAQWFGSVDAIRSASRDELADVEGVGGIIADSVIDWFEVDWHREIIERWRAAGAQLSTPGHGGPGAAAAAGGVLDGITVVATGSLEGYSREGAQEAIIAAGGKAASSVSKKTDFVAAGPGAGSKLTKAEDLGVRIIDARQFRILVEQGPGALDELAPDAG, encoded by the coding sequence ATGCACCGGCTCGAGGCCATCGAACGTCGGTATCCCGAGCTTCAGGGCCAGGATTCGCCGACGCTCACGGTGGGTGCGGCGCAGAGCACGCAGTTCGCGCCTGTCGAGCACGCGGAGCGCATGCTGAGCCTCGACAACGTCTTCTCGGTCGAAGAACTGCGCGAATGGTGCGCGAAGGCCGAGGCGAGCGCCGGGCGACGCGTCCGGTGGCTCACCGAGCTCAAGATCGACGGTCTTGCGATCAGCCTCCGTTACGAGAAGGGCGTGCTCGTCTCGGCCGCGACGCGTGGCGATGGGCGCGTGGGAGAAGACGTCACGTTCAACGCCGTGCGCGTGACCGGCATCCCGCGCCGCCTCGCAGGCGACGGGCACCCCGACCTCGTCGAGGTGCGGGGTGAGGTCTTCATCCCCGTGGTGGCATTCGAGGCGCTCAACCGGCTGCAGGCTGATATGCGCGATCGCGCGATCGAGGAAACGCGGGCGCGCTCGCGCCGCTTCGACGAAGAGAAGGCGCGCATCAGCGCCGAACGTCGGTTCCCGTCCTTCGCCAATCCTCGCAATGCCGCAAGCGGCGGGCTGCGCCAGCAGCTCGACAAGAAGGAAGGGCTCGAGCGCGAAGCCGGCCAGGCACGCCTCGATTCCCTGCGACTGTTCGTCCACGGAATCGGTGCATGGCAGCGTCCGCCGGTGGAGTCTCAGAGCGAGGTCTACCGACTACTGGCGGACTGGGGTCTGCCGGCGAGTCCCTATTTCCAGACGTCCGACTCGATCGACGGCGTCACGGGTTTCGTCGAGCATTACGGCGCGCACAGACACGATGTCGAGCACGAGATCGACGGTGTCGTCGTCAAGGTCGACGAGCTGGCGCTCCACGACGAGCTCGGGGCGACGAGCCGCGCACCTCGTTGGGCCATCGCCTACAAGTACCCGCCGGAGCAGGTCAACACGAAACTGCTCGACATCGTCGTCTCGGTCGGACGGACCGGACGCGCGACGCCGTTCGCCGTCATGGCGCCCGTTCGCGTTGCGGGATCTGTCGTCCGACAGGCAACCCTGCACAACCAGGACGTCGTGCGGGCCAAGGGAGTGCTCATCGGTGACACCGTCGTCCTCCGCAAGGCCGGGGATGTGATTCCCGAGGTTCTCGGACCCGTGGTCGAACTCCGCGACGGGACGGAACGCGAGTTCGTCATGCCGACGACGTGTCCCGAATGCGGATGGGCCCTCGCGCCGGCGAAGGAGGGCGACATCGATCTTCGTTGCCCCAACACGCGGGCGTGTCCCGCTCAAGTCCGCGGCCGCGTCGAGCACATCGGTTCACGCGGCGCACTCGACATCGAAGCCCTGGGCGAGGTGACGGCGGCCGCATTGACGCAGCCCGTGTCGCCCTCGGCACCGCCGCTGGAAACCGAAGCCGCCCTGTTCGACCTGACTCTCGACCAGTTGGTGCCGATCGAAGCGATGGTTCGCGACGCCGAGACCGGCGAACCGCGCGTCGATGAGAAGACCGGCCAGATCGTCCGACGAGCGCCGTTCCGTCGAAACCCCAGCGCTGCAGAGAAGAAGGCGGGCATGACGGGTCCGCAGCCTTCGAGCCAGGCGATCCTCCTGCTGGAGGAGCTCGAGCGCGCAAAGACGAAAGATCTCTGGCGCTTCCTCGTAGCCCTCAACATCCGGCACGTCGGACCAGTCGCTGCCCGGGCGCTCGCGCAGTGGTTCGGATCGGTCGACGCGATCCGCTCCGCATCACGCGACGAGCTCGCCGACGTCGAGGGAGTCGGCGGGATCATCGCCGACTCCGTCATCGATTGGTTCGAGGTGGACTGGCACCGCGAGATCATCGAGCGGTGGCGCGCGGCGGGAGCGCAGTTGTCGACGCCCGGCCACGGTGGCCCGGGCGCCGCTGCTGCGGCGGGTGGGGTCCTCGACGGAATCACGGTCGTCGCGACGGGCTCGCTCGAGGGCTACTCGCGCGAGGGAGCGCAGGAGGCGATCATCGCCGCTGGCGGAAAAGCCGCATCGAGTGTTTCGAAGAAGACGGACTTCGTCGCGGCGGGGCCAGGCGCGGGGTCCAAGCTCACCAAAGCCGAAGACCTGGGGGTGCGGATCATCGATGCGCGTCAGTTCCGCATCCTCGTCGAGCAGGGCCCCGGTGCGCTCGACGAGCTCGCGCCCGACGCGGGGTGA
- a CDS encoding long-chain-fatty-acid--CoA ligase yields MTTYDPPRPWIASYAAGVPADLAPVEGSLVDIVAASARDYPDAVALQFFGRETTYRQLDEQIQRAAAGLASHGVRAGDPVAIVLPNCPQHIVAFYAILRLGAVVVEHNPLYTARELRKQFEDHGARHAVVWSKVVKTVQEFPADLALTSLISVDVTKAMPISTRLALRLPIPKAREARRALHDRVSGAVPWEQIVESDPLRATHPAPATDDLALIQYTSGTTGIPKGASLTHRNLLSNAAQARAWVPSIVRGPGCVVYGVLPMFHAYGLTLCLTFAMSMGARLVLFPRFDPEMVLAVTKKHPATFLPLVPPIAERLLAASQEKGVSIRGTNVAISGAMALPHELVVPFEAATGGYLVEGYGLSETSPVLMANPVATNRRPGTVGLPLPGTECRVVDPDNPTSDVAPGDPGELLVRGPQVFAGYYGKPEETDAVFVDGWFRTGDIVRIDEAGFVRIVDRIKELIITGGFNVSPTEVESALRQHPDVEDAAVVGLPSDHSGEEVVAAIVPVAGKDIDVDALREDVRGILTPYKVPRRIFVVDELPKSLIGKVLRRQVRERLLALTSGS; encoded by the coding sequence GTGACGACCTACGACCCGCCGCGCCCTTGGATCGCCAGCTATGCCGCAGGGGTCCCCGCAGATCTCGCTCCGGTGGAGGGTTCGCTCGTCGATATCGTCGCGGCGTCGGCGCGAGACTATCCGGATGCCGTGGCCTTGCAGTTCTTCGGACGTGAGACGACCTACCGCCAGCTCGACGAGCAGATCCAGCGGGCCGCCGCGGGTCTCGCGTCGCACGGCGTGCGCGCCGGGGACCCCGTCGCGATCGTTCTGCCCAACTGCCCGCAGCACATCGTCGCGTTCTATGCGATCCTGCGCCTGGGGGCCGTCGTCGTCGAGCACAATCCGCTCTACACGGCTCGCGAGCTGCGCAAGCAGTTCGAGGACCACGGCGCCCGGCATGCCGTCGTCTGGTCGAAAGTCGTCAAGACGGTGCAGGAGTTCCCCGCGGACCTCGCGCTCACATCGCTCATCTCGGTCGATGTCACGAAGGCCATGCCGATCTCGACCCGGCTCGCGCTGAGGTTGCCCATCCCGAAAGCACGCGAGGCCCGCCGCGCGCTGCACGACCGCGTGTCCGGCGCCGTTCCCTGGGAGCAGATCGTCGAAAGCGATCCACTTCGTGCCACGCACCCCGCGCCGGCAACGGACGACCTCGCGCTCATCCAGTACACGAGCGGAACGACGGGGATCCCCAAGGGCGCCTCGCTGACGCACCGCAACCTCCTGTCGAACGCCGCTCAGGCTCGGGCATGGGTGCCCTCGATCGTGCGTGGGCCCGGATGTGTCGTCTATGGGGTGCTTCCGATGTTCCACGCATACGGGTTGACGCTCTGTCTCACGTTCGCGATGTCGATGGGAGCACGTCTCGTGTTGTTTCCCCGCTTCGACCCCGAGATGGTGCTCGCGGTGACGAAGAAGCACCCGGCGACGTTCCTCCCCCTCGTTCCCCCGATCGCCGAGCGGCTGCTCGCAGCGTCCCAGGAGAAGGGCGTGTCCATCAGGGGGACGAACGTCGCGATCTCGGGCGCGATGGCTCTCCCGCACGAGCTCGTGGTCCCCTTCGAGGCGGCGACGGGCGGTTACCTCGTCGAGGGATACGGCCTCAGCGAGACATCCCCGGTCCTCATGGCCAATCCGGTCGCGACGAATCGCCGACCGGGAACCGTCGGTCTGCCGCTCCCTGGCACCGAATGCCGTGTCGTCGACCCCGACAATCCGACGAGCGATGTCGCCCCCGGCGACCCCGGCGAACTGCTCGTGCGAGGACCGCAGGTCTTCGCCGGGTACTACGGCAAGCCGGAGGAGACGGATGCCGTCTTCGTCGACGGGTGGTTCCGCACGGGCGACATCGTGCGCATCGACGAGGCGGGATTCGTCCGCATCGTCGACCGCATCAAGGAGCTCATCATCACGGGGGGCTTCAACGTCTCGCCCACCGAAGTCGAGAGCGCCCTCCGTCAGCACCCCGATGTCGAGGATGCCGCGGTCGTCGGGCTTCCGAGCGACCACTCCGGTGAAGAGGTTGTCGCGGCGATCGTTCCCGTCGCGGGCAAGGACATCGATGTAGACGCGCTCCGAGAGGATGTCCGTGGCATCCTGACGCCCTACAAGGTGCCACGACGGATCTTCGTCGTGGACGAACTGCCCAAGTCGCTCATCGGGAAGGTGCTTCGCCGGCAAGTGCGCGAACGACTGCTCGCTCTCACCTCGGGGTCCTGA
- the gatC gene encoding Asp-tRNA(Asn)/Glu-tRNA(Gln) amidotransferase subunit GatC has product MSEITPDLVRHLGTLSRIQLSEAEVERLTGQLDVIVDNIAKVSEVATPDVAATSHPIPLENVFRQDEPGDLLSLEQVLQNAPDAADGRFRVTAILGEEQ; this is encoded by the coding sequence GTGTCGGAAATCACCCCAGATCTTGTGCGCCACCTCGGTACGCTCTCCCGCATCCAGCTCAGCGAAGCGGAGGTCGAGCGTCTGACGGGCCAACTCGACGTCATCGTGGACAACATCGCGAAGGTATCGGAAGTGGCCACCCCGGATGTCGCGGCGACGAGCCACCCGATCCCCCTCGAGAACGTCTTCCGCCAAGACGAGCCGGGCGATCTGCTGAGCCTCGAGCAGGTGCTGCAGAACGCGCCGGATGCCGCGGACGGCCGATTCCGTGTCACCGCGATTCTGGGGGAGGAACAGTGA
- the gatA gene encoding Asp-tRNA(Asn)/Glu-tRNA(Gln) amidotransferase subunit GatA — MTDLTRLTASDLALKLSVGEVSSVEVTRAHLDRIAAVDGDVHAFLHVSDHALDVAADIDRRRASGEELGLVAGVPLAIKDVLVTTDMPSTSGSRILEGYMSPYDATVVARARAAGLVPLGKTNMDEFAMGSSTEHSAYGPTHNPWDLERVPGGSGGGSAAAVAAFEAPLALGSDTGGSIRQPAHLTGTVGVKPTYGGVSRYGAIALASSLDQVGPVTRTVLDAGLLHDVIAGHDPHDSTSLDERWPSFAAAAREGATGDILKGLKIGVVRELSDGAFQSGVAESFRQSLAAMEAQGAEIIEVSAPSFEYGVAAYYLILPAEASSNLAKFDSVRFGLRVTPHASATVEEVMAATREEGFGDEVKRRIILGTYALSAGYYDAYYGSAQKVRTLIQRDFDAAFAQVDVIATPSAPTTAFRLGEKIDDPLQMYLNDVTTIPANLAGVPGISVPSGLAAEDGLPVGIQFLAPAREDARLYRVGAALETLLIDAWGAPLLDRAPLLGGVA; from the coding sequence GTGACGGATCTCACGAGACTCACCGCCTCAGACCTCGCCTTGAAGCTCAGCGTGGGCGAGGTCTCCAGCGTCGAGGTCACCCGCGCACACCTCGATCGCATCGCTGCCGTTGACGGCGACGTGCATGCTTTCCTGCACGTGAGCGATCACGCTCTCGACGTCGCGGCCGACATCGATCGTCGGCGGGCATCGGGCGAAGAGCTCGGCCTCGTCGCCGGCGTGCCACTCGCCATCAAAGACGTCCTCGTCACGACCGACATGCCGTCCACGAGCGGGTCTCGCATCCTCGAGGGCTACATGTCTCCCTACGACGCGACCGTCGTCGCGCGAGCCCGTGCCGCTGGGCTCGTCCCGCTCGGCAAGACCAACATGGACGAGTTCGCGATGGGGTCGTCGACGGAGCACTCCGCGTACGGTCCCACGCACAACCCGTGGGATCTCGAGCGTGTTCCGGGCGGCTCAGGCGGCGGCTCTGCCGCTGCCGTGGCTGCGTTCGAGGCACCGCTCGCCCTCGGCTCCGACACCGGAGGGTCCATCCGTCAGCCGGCTCACCTGACCGGTACCGTCGGCGTCAAGCCGACCTACGGGGGTGTCAGCCGCTATGGCGCGATCGCCCTCGCGTCGTCGCTCGATCAAGTCGGTCCCGTCACGCGCACCGTCCTCGACGCGGGCCTGCTCCACGACGTCATCGCCGGCCACGACCCGCACGATTCGACGTCGCTCGACGAGCGTTGGCCCTCGTTTGCCGCGGCCGCTCGCGAGGGGGCGACCGGTGACATCCTGAAGGGTCTCAAGATCGGCGTGGTCCGGGAGCTGTCTGACGGCGCCTTCCAGAGCGGCGTCGCGGAATCCTTCCGGCAGTCGCTTGCGGCGATGGAAGCGCAAGGGGCGGAGATCATCGAGGTGAGCGCGCCGAGCTTCGAGTACGGCGTGGCCGCCTACTACCTGATCCTGCCCGCCGAGGCCTCGAGCAATCTCGCCAAGTTCGACTCCGTCCGCTTCGGGCTGCGGGTGACTCCCCACGCGTCCGCGACCGTCGAGGAGGTCATGGCGGCCACGCGCGAGGAAGGATTCGGCGACGAGGTCAAGAGGCGCATCATCCTCGGCACGTACGCCCTCTCGGCGGGTTACTACGACGCGTACTACGGCTCGGCGCAGAAGGTGCGCACGCTCATTCAGCGCGACTTCGACGCGGCATTCGCCCAGGTGGATGTCATCGCGACCCCTTCGGCGCCGACGACAGCCTTCCGTCTCGGCGAGAAGATCGACGATCCATTGCAGATGTATCTCAACGACGTCACGACGATTCCCGCCAACCTCGCGGGCGTGCCCGGCATCTCCGTCCCGTCGGGTCTTGCGGCCGAAGACGGCCTGCCTGTCGGCATCCAGTTCCTCGCCCCGGCGCGTGAGGACGCGCGCCTCTATCGCGTCGGTGCCGCACTCGAGACGCTGCTGATCGACGCGTGGGGAGCACCGCTCCTCGACCGTGCACCGCTTCTGGGAGGGGTCGCCTGA